A region from the Deltaproteobacteria bacterium genome encodes:
- a CDS encoding putative zinc-binding protein has protein sequence ELTREGFGKIYCLAGIGAHLSGFVQSAKDVPDLVVIDGCDIGCGKAIFDHIGTAPKRYLVLTGMGIEKNKDFNLQRQDIDRIKEAVQASCQNTEKAPA, from the coding sequence GGAACTGACCCGGGAGGGTTTCGGCAAAATTTATTGTTTGGCCGGGATTGGAGCCCATTTATCCGGTTTTGTCCAGTCGGCCAAGGATGTCCCGGATCTGGTCGTCATCGATGGCTGTGATATCGGCTGCGGCAAAGCCATTTTTGATCACATCGGGACCGCTCCCAAAAGATATCTGGTCCTGACCGGGATGGGGATAGAAAAAAATAAAGATTTCAACTTACAGCGCCAGGACATCGACCGGATCAAAGAGGCCGTCCAGGCTTCCTGTCAAAATACCGAAAAGGCCCCGGCCTGA